The Hyla sarda isolate aHylSar1 chromosome 2, aHylSar1.hap1, whole genome shotgun sequence genome includes the window gttgcttcttcccttctgagatctgtagtgcacccgcagagcactttacattcacaaatgaggcatttccttactcgagagaaattggattacaaattttggggggctttttctccttttaacccttgtaaaaataaaaaataaaaatgggtctacaaaaaGATGTTACtgcaaaaaattgagattttgagttttctcctccactttgctgctattcctgtgaaacacctaaaacagGGGTCTCAagctcaaattatctgggggccactggaggcagcagctgggtgaggctgtgccacatgcgccccttacatataatgcccccatcatgcgcccctcatcatcaacgagcaacacccccccccaccagcagtagcacctctatgatccaccagcaacccccccatttCCCCTACCGCAtgaggtaatagcatgagctgacagatgatgggggtgctgcttctggggtttccccacattaggtaggcagcaggttccccacattaggtaggcagcaggttctccacattaggtagtagcaggttccccacaataggtaggcagcaggttccccacattaggtaggtagcaggttccccacattaggtagcattgtcgtttccctcctgacacacacacacacacacacagacaaccatgcacacacacatagacaaccttacctaACCTGCGCTGCGCTTTTCTTCTCCGGCGGCgggctgacgagtgacgtcactgacgtcctcctgtgcgggtctgcagagggacgtcacatgcgcgatgCCCCTGATCAGACTCGTGCCGGCTGGCCGGCCAACCGGAGATGCGAAggaggaataggtaagtgaagccttccggcattTGACGCTGCTTgctcgaagcagggctaaatgcctgaagaagttacctgcccggtgatcggaactgcatgtcctgtgCGTCAGCAGGCCCGTCGCAAGAGGACAAGCAAAcctagcaattgcttggggccccgagctggcccggggcccccgaGCAGAGCCAGTCTCTGCCTGTCCTCCTGCGCTATACTGTTCTGcaggcagctcgccctgtcggcctGACGGGCCAGCAGTGCGAGTCCATGTCTGGAGCGGGAAGCAGAGACTGAAGTCCCTGCCTCCGgctcctttttgtgccccgcTCCGGCTCACCTTCACTCAGTCAGTCCAGGATTTGTAATTTCGCACGTCACCATCATGACGTCACCGCACTGATTCCCATAATTCAAGGGCTGGCGTCcttacgccggccctagagcgtgacgtgtcaCGTGATGGTGCGCGGTGCGCGAACTCACAGCCTCGTCACAGGATTACCGCGCGCGGTGTTTAGTGCTGCGATAGTGACAgtgagtaaatgcaatgttatttaAAGTTCTAAACTACGtccctactgggtctgggggggaggaggttaatctggggtaccgatgtactaccttcctacagggagggagggttaatctgggggggtactaccttcctacaagggaggatgagggggggggtaatctggggggtactatcttcctacaagggagggggttaatctatgGGGTACTAACTTCCTccaagggaggggggttaatctggggggtactaccttcctacaagggagggggggtaatctggggggtactagcTTCCTACAAGGGGGGGTGGTAATCtgaggggtactaccttcctacaagggagggggggggggtaaatctggggggtactaccttcctacagggggggggggggttaatcttgggggtactaccttcccacaagggggtgtaatctggggggtactaccttcccacaagggagggggggtaatctgaggggtactaccttcccacaagggagggggggggggtaatctggggggtactaccttcctacaagggaggggggggttaatctggagggtactaccttcctacaaggaggggggggggtaatcttggggggtactaccttcctacaagggaggggggttaatctggggggtactatcctcctacaagggagggggggtttaatctggggggtactgccttcctacaagggagggagggggttaatcttggggtactaccttcctacaagggagggggggggttaatctggggggtactgcctgtctacaaggggggggggtaatctgggggtacaaccttcctactgggggggcaggtagtacccccagaataACCCCCTCACCCCCAGTAGGaagatagtacccccagattaaccccctcccccagcaggcatgtactacccccagattaccccccccccagtaggcaggtagtgccccccataccgtatgcactgactggctgtctggtagcacctcctacagtaaagggaagtattacatgttctgtactctatctgtattactgaagtgtatgcgctgactggtgtctggtagtgccccctacagtacagggaggtattacatgttctttactctttacctgtattactgaagtgtatgtactgactggtgtctggtagcgccccctacagtacagggaggtattacatgttctttactctttacctgtattactgaagtgtatgtactgactggtgtctggtagcgccccctacagtacagggaggtattacatgttctgtacgctttacctgtattactgaagtgtatgcactgactggtgtctggtagctccccctacagtacagggaggtattacatgttctgcactctacctgtgccagggttagctgctccttttggacaccagtTGAGGGCGGCTACATttcgtgtgtactgtacaggaccctgaagaagctcctgtcctctatatagaccagtctgtccaaaccagggtccctccagctgttgcaaaactacaactcccagcatgcctggacagcctttggctgtccagtcatgctgggagttgtagttttgcaacagctagaggcactctggatgggaaataactgacatagacagtgatttacagctcccagcagatctttcttacttttatatgtaaggatttgctttatctatattagttatctacttatttttctttaatcctcaccttttcctatttcggatgacattttggggcttcaaaaccaattatcaggtttccatagagttatggtcccaacatacaatggtttcaacatacaatgatcgtcctggaaccaattaatattgtaacttgagggaccactgtatattggattGTATCCAATATACATTaaacatttgcaaaaaacaccactgtaccatacaatttgtatggtacagtggtgtttttttgcaaatgttcatttgttcaaaatgttcaaatttcatgcacattaaatgcaacagcacagtgcaaatactgctgttgcatttaatgtgcatgaaaaTTGCACTGTAAACCtcctttattatttatataaagtgtgtgtgaaCTTAATCTGTATAGCTATGCTGTGGTTCCTGTAGGCTTTGGGTGCGTAAAGTgcggggggcctccatgtctattttgcttggggcccccaaattccttcaaacggccctgagcgtcaggcaatacaaattacatatacctggtgcgggccacaaactttcgttcctcagggttaacaaactttctgaatgtcattttaaatactttgaggggtgaagtttctataatggagtccattatgggggattttttttttttacagaaaggccattcaaatccacttcaaactgaactggcccctgaaaaattcagatttaaaatttttcatgaaaaattggaaaattgctgctaaatttGTAGCCCTTTAAAGtctccaaaaagtaaaaacatgtcaagtttacgattgcaatataaagtagacatattgtatatgtgaatcaatatatgatttatttgacatgtccattttccttacaagcagagagttttctaatttttcataaattttttttaaccaaaaaattatgaaaatatcgacaaaaatttaccactatcttaaagtagagtatgtcactaaaaaacaatctctgaataaaattcataaataaaagcatccccgagttattaaaggggtactccgctgctgtgCAAGTTTCGGGACAATGTGACCCAGTCCTATGTGTTATCTGAACATCCTGCTGTTGCAGagattagcgctagctgtttgggGCAAAACTTACCTTTAGTTCTGGCAGGATATTGTGTAGTTTTTCGGGTTCTCCTTTGCTGGTGAGCACATTTCTTGCTCCTTTCACGGCCATGTTGTGTTTGtgacgtgtgtgtgggtgtgcATGATGCTGTCCTTGCCTTTCCCCGTGCTCCAATTCTGGTCAAACCCTCCTCTTGAATATTCATTTTAGTTGTTTAGCCACTCCTTTTAGGAGTGCAGCCCTCGCAGCGCCTGTTGTGCATTGGCTGAAGCCTTACATGTTGAGTGATGCTTCCTTGCACTGCACGCAATAGCGTAGGAATGAATGAGGGAAGTTCGGTTGCAGTACAGCATCAGCTATTGGCCAGTGCAGGGCCGCATTAGACACTAGCAAGTTTCACAGAAAAGGTTCGAACACAATGATGCTGCCAGAAGGATGAACAAGGGGCGGAACAACATATTCTAAGCAGCACAAAGGGCAAAGACTAATGGCCAAGGAAGGGCGTggaaaaggaggggaaaaagagCAACGATAACAGGCGCAAGACCTCCTGGGAACTGTAGTTCTCCTGCTGGACAAAACAGGAAGACGGAGAGGGAAAGCAAAACaacacacagaaaaaaaagggAGCACAAGACAAGCACGGACGACCAGGACCCCACGAATATTGCAGAGTAAGGTAAATGTGCATGAGAGCCAGCAGAGGGAAAACCACATTAccaacggagtactcctttaatgcttaaagtgacagtggtcagatgtgcaaaaaatggctgtgtccttaaggggttaatatgtaatttacactttttaagtccctatAGGGAACTATTATAAACAATCGTTAGATTGCGATGTAATGTTTAGTATTATGTAATAataacatagcactgatcagaatAACGAGAACCCcagacaccccccctccctcacaagagccccccccccagtaacttCTTTTTTCCTATAAATGCTCTGATTGACATTGataatggcatctaaagggttaatggcagacatcatggTGATCGCTTCTTGTATTCTCAGGCTGTTCTCCTCATGTCATTGTGGCTTTTCTCCAACACAAAAACACAATGATGGGTCAGtttggagattagattgtgagccccattgGGGACAAGGACCAAAGGGAGTGATGACAATCTCTGTACAGTGCTTTGGAATAAATTGGTGCCATGtaaaaaagtattattattattgtaaagaTCTATAGTGACAGGACAGTGCTGCCCCGGTCCGTTATATAGAGAGAGGATACTTTAGGTCTCTGCCTGTGAGTACTACATGTCACCATTATATCTATTAACTGCTGAGGTAAAGTTGTGACACAATCCCGAGtaatttaagccccacccctggaGCAACTGGAACCCCACCCACTGCTTGTTGGCCCCACCCCTTTCTGGGACCGTTTGCAACTTTGGCTGTGGTCAGGAAGCTTTGCTAGAAGGCTGGACAGTGGTCTCAACCCTGTGCTCCAGAATTACTGGTTACCTACCATGTGTATGTATTCCAGGACTACAACCAGCATGGACATGGTGGGGGTTATAGTCCTCCATGCACCAAGGAGCCCAGAGCTGACAACAGAGCTAACTactgaccactagggggcagTATGTGTCAGGATAGTCAGGCAGAGGTCTGTGTGCACATAGCTGGAACATCACAGGAGAAAGAGACAGAAGATACATGAGGAGATTACTCTTCTGTGTTATGCAACAATGGATTTTGTtgttttaaacttaaaaaaaaaatgttttagatttTTGTATAGAAAAGTCATGTCCCACAGGATGTCTCTTCTGTTCTGTATAAAGAATAATGTCTGAATTCTCCAGATACAAAAAGAATAGAAGAAACAAAGAGAAGTCTTCATACTTTATTCTCAGGTAGAAGAACTTTGGGATACAGTCCATTTAGTCCAAACCCAGTTGGATGTGGAAATAGCAGTAATGGTTTTCAGTATTGTAGCCGGGCATTTCTAGTGTCCCTATAATGGTGATCTCCCCCCTGATCTTCAGATTGGGGGTGGAAGGACACAAGTCCCTGCTGGGCAGTACAGTTACTGAGGCGAGCATGTGACGTCCAGCGGGTTTCCTACACACATCCAATGGAATTAATAGGACTCGTGCACAGATTGGTCATCTCCATGTCCTATctgaccatcagacaggagaagaACATTCCAGAGACACTATAACTTAGAAGACGTCCTGAGACATCAGGTCCTACAATGTGCACCGGACACATTTCCTACAGTCTGAACATTCTAATGACTTCTCTCCTCAGTCAGCTCTCACATCTTCCACAACACCAGATTTCCCCCATAGAGTGTATATCCTGAGGTGATGAACAAGATTTCATTTTTGGGGGGCACATGTTGTGACCTGTTTATACCTGCATCGGTCTAATCCCCTGTCTGGTATCCTGCACTGGTTTGCATCTTTTACTTTTGCATTCATTGTTATAGGACAGCCAGTCCATTCTGTgtataaagtatagggcaacattacTTGGCTTTGCtgttatactgtgtaatgtgatTCTGTAGACTCGGTATTGTGttttctgctatatatatatatggtttacaCATGAGGTTGGGGCTCTAGAAGGACTGAGCAGTATTATCTGCCCACCATTTATATACATGTGCCCTCTTGACGTGGTTATATCCTCCCCTCATGTTTTTGTAGGTTGCTCTGGTTAGAgcaattttaattatttttaattgtacGGTGTCTTTTTGTatccatgtatttttgtatatatctTTTGCTAATAAAGATTCATATTTTATACAGAATATTGTTGTTACTGATAGGTGTGCACTGCATTTTAGTATATCCGTTTTCttctccttttgttttgtacaaTATTTCATTTTGGACtaaaatatttttcacattttgaacataaaaatggcttctcccctgtgtgtgttctcagatgtttaaccccttaaggaccaagcccatttacaccttaagggccaggccaattttattttagcgttttggttttttcctccttaccttctaaaatccataactcctttatatttccatctacagacccatataagggcttgttttttgcgtggccaattgtactttgtaaggaaacctctcattttaccataaaatgtacggcgaaccccaaaaaatttttagggaggaaatttaaatgaaaaccaaaattttgcatattttggagggttttgattTCACACTATactctttacggtaaaaatgagatgtgttctttattttgtgggtcaatacgattaaaatgatacccatggctagatacttttatatttttgtaccgcttaaaaaaatctaaaactttttgtacaaaatcagtaaatttaaaaatcgccctattttgaccacctataacttttttcatttttccatatatatggcggtatgagggctcatttttttgcgccgccatctgtactttttatcgataccacgtttgcatatataaaactttttgatcattttttataaaaaaatgttttaataaaatgtgacaaaaaaaaaagcatttttggacttttaacatttttaacgtttacgccattcaccgtacgggataattaacattatattttgatagtacggacatttacgcatgtggcgataccaaatatgtttatttaaaaaaatgtttacgctttttgggggtaaaatgggaaaaactgacaattttcatttttttgaggggaggggattttttttttacatttttcaacttttttaatttttttatttatttattttttacactttttatgatgtccccataggggaatatctatagcaatcctttgattgctaatactgttcagtgctatgtataggacatagcactgatcagtattatctgtgatcttctgctctggtctgctcaatctcagaccagagcagaagaccccgggagacgtccggagccaggtgaggggaccttcgtctgccatgctggatgatcagatcaccgcagcagcgctccgatccgatcatccattcaaagtaccgcactgtattgatcacggcatctgaggggttaatagcggaaaAATCGCGCgaccgcggatgtcggccattacgtccgtggtcgttaaggggttaacaatatgtCTTACTaatacattttccacattctgaacatggatatGACTTCTTTAGGTTTGTCCTCATGTATACAGATGAATTTGACTTTTGGTAAAAACAttagccatatactgtatatgataacggtttctcccctgtgtgatttcTCAGATGTTTTACAAGCCTTGAGTTACGACTAAAACACTTCACACATtacggacatgaaaatggcttctctcccgtgtgagttctcatatgatGCACAAGACTTGATTTTTTCCTAAAACTCTTCACACAttccggacatgaaaatggcttctcccctgtgtgagttctcatatgttTTACAAGACTTGATTTATTACTAAAACACTTCACACATTCCGGACATGTAAATGGTTTCTCttctgtgtgagttctcatatgatCCACAAGAGATACTTTCCTAGTAAAACACTTCACACAttccggacatgaaaatggcttctctcctgtgtgagttctcatatgatGCACAAGACTTGATTTTTGACTAAAACACTTtgcacattctggacatgaaaatggcttctctcctgtgtgagttttcatATGTTCCACAAGAGTTGCTTTAATTCTAAAACATTTCACACATTCCGGACATGAAAATGGTCTGTCTTCTGTGTGAGTTTTCAGATGTTTTCCAAGATTTGATTTTTTCCTAAAACTCTTCACACATTccggacatgaaaatggtttctctcctgtgtgagttctcatatgatCCACAAGAGATACTTTCCTAgtaaaacactttccacattccggacatgaaaatggcttctctcctgtgtgacttctcagaTGTTTTACAAGACTTGATTTATTACTAAAACACTTCAAACATTCTgggcatgaaaatggtttctcctcTGTGTGAATTCTCATATGATCCACAAGAGATACTTTCCTAgtaaaacactttccacattccggacatgaaaatggcttctctcctgtgtgacttctcataTGTTCCACGAGATGGGATTTATTCCTAAAACACTTTCCACATTCTGGAcaggaaaatggcttctctcctgtgtgagttttcatATGATCCACAAGACTTGGTTTTTGACTAAAACACTTCACACAttccggacatgaaaatggcttctctcctgtgtgagttttcagATGTGTTACGAGATGTGATTTATTACTAAAACACTTTGCACATTCTgggcatgaaaatggtttctcctctgtgtgagttcTCACATGATCCACAAGAGATACTTTCCTAgtaaaacactttccacattccggacatgaaaatggcttctctcctgtgtgagttttcatATGTTCCACGAGATGTGATTTATTCCTAAAACACTttacacattctggacatgaaaatggcttctctcctgtgtgagttctcatatgttTTTCAAGACTTGGTTTTTGACTAAAAcacttcccacattctggacatgaaaatggcttctctcctgtgtgagttttcagATGTTTTACAAGATATGATTTATTACTAAAACACTTTACACATTCCcgacatgaaaacggcttctctcctgtgtgagttctcatatgttCCACAAGAGATACTTTCCTAGTAAAACACTTCACACATTCCGGACATGAAAatagcttctctcctgtgtgggtTTTCATATGTTCCACGAGATGTGATTTATTCCTAAAACACTTCGCACATTCTgggcatgaaaatggtttctcctctgtgtgagtttTTATATGATCCACAAGATATACTTTCGTAGTAAAACACTTCATACCTTCCGGACATGAAAATTGCTTCTTTCCTGTGTGAGATCAATgttcaaataaataaaatgagcAAAGCACAATACAGTCAACACATCTAGATAACAGGCTCACTTTTTTTCTAGGTGCACacggagggggagatttatcaatatgtgtcagtgtgcagccacttcacatcatttattttttgtgtttttggcttaggtgcgccaaatttatcaaaacggagtgaggtttgataaattttgcactaATTTGAAATCAActcagaacttgctgtaggatgTCATTTTTCTAAGGCAAGGTAGACGTAGAAttaatttgcaatttttttaaacgtATGTGCAATAAATTTGCACAGttttaaaaaagacacaggtaataTACCTCATCCACTGCATAGTCATGAATGAAGCACTGCAGTTCATGGTCACTTTTGCCAAAgtttactatttaaaaattgcTCCAAGTGTTTGTGCAAAAACTAACTGTGCAaaaattttgcaccaaatttcagccaataaaatgtcaggaaggcaatgattAATATTCCCCAGAAAGTTTCAAGTAAAGCCATGTACAAATAACAAAACAACATGTAGTCATATAAAGTAAACAAAATCTaccaaaattgccaagttggtaTTTGAAGGAAATGTGCAGATTTGTGGTCAGTTCAAATGATACGGCACAATTGAGTTCCAAATATAGGTGACTTATTCACTCAATAGCCACTACACCATAGAGCTCCATGTAAACTCAGCAGCAACTTAAATCGACACGTGTGTAGGGCATACAAATGCTGACCGCACGCCAAGTAAAAcaatgagaaaaattggaaaaattttccggatttatttttcccttttcattttattcatattgCACTTCAGATCGTCTTGAAAAGACTAAATAGCAGCATATTTAGCAGCAGAATTAGACAGCATAAGCAGTAGTTCCACCAGTCATGGCACAACGTTTCAGGGACGGACCCCCTTATTCATGCGCATTGACTGCTGGGAGCATGAACAGGTAAGTAAGACATCCACACCAGCATGCAATTAGACTAGCTGGACATCGTTGTAACTTGCACATTAAttctaaaaattattttaaacagCAGGCAGTGCATAGTGTGGAACTTACGAAAAGACATTAAAGCTACATTGTTCATTCAAACCTTTCGGTATTAATGTTTTGAGTTCTGTAATCCAAAACGCTTCACGTTGAAGCAAGCGCTTTTGATTAAGATTTTCATTCGTGTGAACAGTAACCTGTTCCACGATTTGCAACCGTAATTCTGAAATTTGCTGACCATATTGTTGAAAGTGCCGTGCAACCGTGGTTTCTCCATATTTATTAAATGTTACGTCTGTTTCATgttgttcatttttttcattttttaagggttttctgatTGCAGCTTTATGTTCAATTAAACGTGTTTTAATACTTCTTGAAGTTTGTCCAATGTAGCATTTGCCGCACGAGCATTTTAACAAATAAATTACATTACTCGAGCTGCAAGTAAAAAAGCCTCTAATATTTATTTTATGCCCTTTTGTAGGACGATGAATTATATCACCCCTGATGATGTTACTACAATTTGTACATGTTAGACACGGAAACGTCCCCTGTCTACGAGATGCAAAAAATGTTtgtctatctttctttttttacagtaATATCACTTTTAATTAATTAAAAGTAGTAACATCATCAAGGGTGATATAATTCATCATCCTACAaacggacataaaataaatattagaGGCTTTTTTACTTGCAGCTCGAGTaatgtaatttattttataaaatgcCTGTGCGGCAAATGCTACATTGGACAAACTTCAAGAAATATTAAAACACGTTTAATTGAACATAAAGCTGCAATCAGAAAAgccttaaaaaatgaaaaatatgaacAACATGAAACAGACGTAACATTTAATAAATATGGAGAAACCACGGTTGTACGGCACTTTCAACAATATGGTCATCAAATTTCAGAGTTACGGTGGCAAGTCGTGGAACAGGTTACTGTTCACACGAATGGAAATCTTAATCGAAAGCGCTTGCTTCAACATGAAGCATTTTGGATTACAGAACTCAAAACATTAATGCCGAAAGGTATGAATGAACAATGTAGCTTTAATTTCTTTTTGTAAGTTCCACACTATGCACTGCCTGctgtttaaaataatttttagaaTTAATGTGCAAGTTACAACGATGTCCAGCTAGTCTAATTACATGCAGCTTGGAAAAGATACCCTTTTGGTAGCCATTGATATTGAATCTTTATACACGTGTATTCGCCATGTGGATGGATTGGAAGCTACAGAATTATTTCTAAGATGCAGTAATATTAAACCTGAAATGTCCTCTTTAATATGTCAATTACTAGACTTCGTCCTTACTCACAACTTCTTTACATTTAATGGATCCCTCTACCTGCAGCCTTGTGCGCCCTCGTATGCAAATttgttcctggggctgtgggagagggatCTATTCCTGTCAGATCATGGGGACCTCTCAATGGAACGTGTCCTTTTTTGGGCACGGTACATTGATGACGTCCTCATTATCTGGCAGGGTACAATAGACGAACTGGAATCATTCATGTGTCAACTTAACCACAACACCAAAAATATTAAAGCCACTTATTCATATGATTACACTTCGATTCCTTTTCTAGATGTGACTCTGATTAAAGACACCAATGGATTCCTTCAGAC containing:
- the LOC130357247 gene encoding gastrula zinc finger protein XlCGF57.1-like, whose amino-acid sequence is MESLQESSGGTMSGLENPISENGKKQFSCPEGMKCFTTKVYLVDHIKTHTEEKPFSCPECAKCFRNKSHLVEHMKTHTGEKLFSCPECVKCFTRKVSLVEHMRTHTGEKPFSCRECVKCFSNKSYLVKHLKTHTGEKPFSCPECGKCFSQKPSLEKHMRTHTGEKPFSCPECVKCFRNKSHLVEHMKTHTGEKPFSCPECGKCFTRKVSLVDHVRTHTEEKPFSCPECAKCFSNKSHLVTHLKTHTGEKPFSCPECVKCFSQKPSLVDHMKTHTGEKPFSCPECGKCFRNKSHLVEHMRSHTGEKPFSCPECGKCFTRKVSLVDHMRIHTEEKPFSCPECLKCFSNKSSLVKHLRSHTGEKPFSCPECGKCFTRKVSLVDHMRTHTGEKPFSCPECVKSFRKKSNLGKHLKTHTEDRPFSCPECVKCFRIKATLVEHMKTHTGEKPFSCPECAKCFSQKSSLVHHMRTHTGEKPFSCPECVKCFTRKVSLVDHMRTHTEEKPFTCPECVKCFSNKSSLVKHMRTHTGEKPFSCPECVKSFRKKSSLVHHMRTHTGEKPFSCP